TAACAACACTATTTACTTCTAACTCACGTTCTCTTAGATCGTCGATTAATCTAAATACATCCATATCGTATGTAATACCAAAATCTCCTCTGATTTTATTTCTTTCGATATCTCCAGCATAAACACAGATTATAACTTCAACTTTTTCTTTTAGTTTTTGAAGTAATTTGATTTTTGCATTTTCATCAAATCCCGGTAAAACTCTTTTTGCATGTAAGTCAAATAACAGTTTACCACCAAACTCAAGATATAATTTGTCAAAATTATTAACTCTTTCTAGGATATATTTCGATTGCTCCTCTAGATATTTATTGTGATCAAAACCTATTTTCATGACTCACTCCTTCATTTTTTTCATTTTTGTCAGAGCTATTCCTGACTCTATATCATAGCATGATATAAAAAAAAAATCTAGATTAAAAATATTTTTTTATGTTATAATTATAAAAATTTTTATGGAGGAGAAAATGAAAAAGATACCTATAATAATAGATTGTGATCCTGGATGTGATGATGCAATTGCTCTATTAATGGCATTTGCAAGCGATAAACTAGATATAAAAGGAGTTACAGTTTCAGCAGGTAATGTTCACATTAATAATACAACAGAAAATGCTAGAAGATTGATAGGAGCTTTTAGACCTGATTTAAAAATAGCAAAAGGTTGTGAAAAACCAATGTTTAAAACGATAGTTACTGCTCCAGAGGTTCATGGGGAAAGTGGAATAGGAACTGTTGTATTACCACAGACAGATAAAAAAATAGAGGAATTAAATGCTGTGGAGTTTATTGCGAAGACATTAAAAGAAAGTGAAGAAAAAATAAATATAGTTATAACGGGGCCTATGACAAATCTAGCTGTCTTTTTAATGATGTACCCAGAATTAAAGTCAAAAATTGAAAAGTTTATTATAATGGGAGGATCTTCAATAGGAGGAAATGTTACTCCTTCAGCAGAATTTAATATCTATGTAGATGCTGAAGCAGCAGATATAGTATTTAAATCAGGAGTTGAAATAGTTTTATGCCCATTAGATGTAACGATGAAAGCCGTTGTAAATGAAGATGATTTGATAGAAATTCAAGACATAGGTGGATTAGCCTCAGAGGTAGGATATGGAGCAATAAAAAATGCACTTGACTTTTATAAAGAGTTTTACCAACAAACACAAGTTCCTATGCATGATCCATGCACAATTGCTTATTTATTAAATCCAAGTTTATTTAATGGTGAAAAAGTTTTTTTAGGAACTGAATTAAAAGGAGAATTTACCTATGGTGAAACTATAATAGATTATCGTAATAAATTAGGAAAAGAAAAAAATGCACTTGTATTAACTGAGATAAATAGAGAAGGATTTATAGAACTGATAAAAGATTCTATAAAAATATTAAAAAAATAACTGTAAAAAAGCCAAAGAATATTACTTTGGTTTTTTTTATTTGGTATTTTTTCTAAAAAATAGTATAATGAAGTAATATTTTTAATTTTTTTGGGTGAATTTTTTCACAAAAATAGACGAAATATCAATGAATTAAATAATTAATTATTTAAATTATTGATATATTCTATTTCAAAAAACAATAATTAGGTGCTATAATCGAAAAACACGCACACTTTATAAACATTAACAGGAGGTAATTAAGATGACAATTGAGTTATCAACAATTCAAACTATAGCAATGGCAGTTATTGTATTGTATATAGGAAAGTTTTTAAATCACAACTTTAAATTTTTAAAAGAAAACTGTATTCCAGAATCAGTTACAGGAGGAACAGCCTTTTCAATAATCACTTTTATTGGTTATAAAACAGGAATGTTTAATTTTATATTTGAAGATTCTTTAAGAAACATATTTATGATTGCATTTTTTACAACAGTGGGATATTCAGCAAGTTTAAAATTACTAAAAAAAGCTGGGATGCCAGTATTTATGTTTTTAATAGCATCTGTAGGACTAGCCATATCACAAAATGTTTTAGGAGTAGGATTAGCTCAAATTTTAAATTTAAATCCATTGATAGGTTTAGCTACAGGATCTATGTCAACAACAGGAGGACCTGGAACAGCTGGAGCTTTTGCTCCAATTTTAGAAAGTTATGGAGCTGAAGGTGCTACAGTAGTTGCAATGGCAACAGCAACCTATGCATTAATTGTAGGAAGTTTAATATCAGGTCCGCTAGCTAATAGATTGATAAAAAAGCATAACCTTTTAGAAAAAAGAGATGAAAATGGAGCCTATGATTCTGACGAAGAAAAGAAAACACCATTAGATCCTAAACATGTTTCGACAGCTTCTTTTCAGATAATAATAGCTATGGGAATAGGAAGTTTAATATCTAATTATTTATCTAAAGCAGGAATAGTTTTACCTTCATATATAGGAGCTATGTTTGCAGCTGCTTTAATCAGAAATATATCAGATTTTACAGGAGCTTATGATGTACATTTAGATATTATAAATATAATTGGTGGATTTACACTAACAATATTTTTATCTATGACACTTATGAGTTTTAAATTATGGGAATTACAGGGACTAGCATTACCATTAGTTATAATGCTAGTTGCTCAAACTGTGTTAATAGGTGTTTTTGCTTATTTTATAACTTTTAGATTAACTGGAAAGGATTACGATGCAGTTGTAATGACGAGTGGACATTGTGGATGTGGTTTTGGAACAACTCCAAAAGCTCTTGCTAATATGGAAGCATTAACAGCAAAATATTTTCCATCTCCAAAAGCTTTCTTTGTTATTCCAATAGTAGGAGGATTATTTATAGATTTCTTTAACGCAGGGATAATAACGTTATTTATGAATTTTTTACATTAATTTAATAGCATCTCCTAAAAAAATTAAAGGAATTTCACAAAAATTAAGAAGAAAGATTATAGAAATTAGGAGGTGGATTTTATGAAATTAAAACAAACAATACAAAAAGTTGAAGAGAGATTAAAAGAAGAAAAAACAGAAGAGCTTCATAAACTACTTATGGAATTAAAAAAAATTGATGAAGAAGTAAAAGAGGGAGAAGCTAGAGATAAAGCTGTAGAGGAAGTAAAAAGAAAAAATGATCACATAGAGTGGCTAAATATAAAAGAGATATAGAACGTTATTATTTTAAATGCATTAAAAATGAAAGTATGATATAATTTATAAAAAGTTTTATGGAGGTATGTCGTGCTTAAAATATTTAATGATAGAGTGTATGGATTAGAAGAGAGTTTAATAGCTAGTGGATATCCAATGATAGCTGAATCAATAGAGGAGTGGGATGAAACTCCAAAGTTAGAAGAGAAAGATTTTAAAAGAGCTGGAAAGTTAGGAAATGTTCCAACAGGAACAGGACATGATAATTTTTTAAAAGGAATAATTGTTCAATTTGACGTAACTTATCCAAATTATTGGACGCCACAATTTCAAAGATACCATTTTGCTGATATTGTGTCATCGACTTCAAAAATGCATAGATTAACAAAAATGGATTTAAAAAAATCTTGTAATGAATATGTTGATGATGTTGTGATTGAAAACTTAAATAAATGGATTGAAATTTTCAACTCTTTTGAAAAAGAGCAAAAAGAAATTGAAATCGATGGAAAAACATATACGAAATATGAAATTTATATGAAAATAATTTCTAATTGTCCAATGGGATTAGAGCAAACAATGAGAGTAACTACATCGTATTTACAACTAAAAACAATGTATTTACAAAGAAGATATCATAAATTAAAAGAGGATTGGGGAAACTTTTGCGATTGGTGCTTAACGCTTCCTCATTTTGAAGAATTTTGCTTAAATAGTAATAAATAGTAATAAAAGCTCCTAATAGATTATTAAATCTAAAGGGAGCTTTTTATTATTATCTTCTATTTCTAAGTAAATAAATAATAGATGGATACAAACCTGGATAATAAAGATTTTTTTGAAAAGCTCGAACTTTTGTAAGTAAAAGTATACAATAAAATCTTAAAAATAAACTTATAAAGAACATAAGCTTTAATCCAGCATATGAATCTCCAAAAATTAAGATAGTCTTTCCTTGTAAAAAATTAGCTAAGTGTCCACCTAAAAAAGCTCCTGTTAATCCCATAACTCCTACTGATAATGAGTATGCTGCAGTATAAGAATCTCTATCTGGAGAGGAAAGTTCTAGAAGTAAACTGAATAAAGATAGGTTTATAGCAGACCATCCAATGGCAGTTCCAATAGCATCCAACATAATTAAGCTATTTACTGTTTCTTTAGTCATTAAAAAATAAAAGATAACAACATAACTAGAAACAGCAATTCCAAAAGATAAAAGTTTTTTATAACCAATTCGCTCGACTAATTTTCCATATATAAAAAATGCTATAATTGATAAAATAGCTGTTAAAGAACTAGATAATCCTAATATGTTGTATGAGGCATTTAAGTCAACAACAGCAAAATAATAAAAATAAGGTTTTGTAAATTCGATAGAAAAATTCCACATTGCTATAAACATTAAAAAATTAAAAAAATTGCTATCTTTCAAAGGTTTTTTTATAGAAAAACTTACTTGATTTTCTTTGAAATTTGGTATTTCATGAAAGTAAAGTAGGACTAATGTGGTAATAGCTGCAATAGCGATTATAAAAGTTAATACTAAAATGCTTGTTTTTCCAGGGGTATAGTTTAAAGATTTTGAAACAATGTATGAAAAAATAACTGTTGATATGGATATTAAAGTAAATCTTCTAGAAAAAAATGTGCCACGATCCTCTTTTTTTATAATGTCTCCAACTGAACTAGTCCAGATTCCGCTTACAAAAGCCGAAAAGACTGAATAAATAAAAACTATTCCAACGAGGAATCGGTAGTCTATTTTATCAAAAAGTACAATAAAAAATAAAAAGCACATTGGAATTCTAGCTGCTGCTGCACTAAATAGCAGAGCTCTTTTTTTTGTTTTAAAAAATTTATAGTATGTTCCTAAAAAGATTTGAAGTAACTGTAGGCCCAAAGGTAAAGTTGCTATAACTGATATCCAGAATGGTTCACATTTAAAGTATAGTGCTAGAGCAGTAAGAGCAAAGCCTTGAATTCCTAAAGAAAGCATATTAGCACTCATACCTTCAACAGTTATAAGGAATTTATTTTTATCATAAGAGTCCTGAAACATAAATATTACCCCCCTGTTCTATTTTGTACTTAGATTTACTAAAAAAAAGAGAGATTCCTTTAAAATTTAAAAGGAAATAAAAAACTAAAAATGAAAAATAGATATAAAGGAGATGGTGAGATGAAATTAAAACCAATAATTGGAATTTCAGGAAGTATAATAATTGATAATAGTGGGAATTTTCCAGGATATGAAAGAGCATATGTGAATAATGATTATGTAGAGTCTGTAATAAGAGCTGGAGGAGTTCCTTATATAATACCAGTTACTGACGATGAAGAACTTATTAAGGAGTATACTCGAAATATTGATTGTTTAATACTATCAGGAGGACACGATGTAAATCCACTTTTGTGGGAGGAGGAACCTATAAAAGAATTGGGGGAAACTTTCCCTAAAAGAGATAGATTTGAATTTCTTTTAATTGAAAATATGTTAGAAGAGGGAAAACCGATTTTAGGAATTTGTAGAGGAGAGCAAATTTTAAATGTATATTTTGGGGGAACTTTATATCAAGATTTATCTTTGAAAAAAGATGATAATATTCGGCATAATCAAAGAGTGAAACCAGATTTGGAAACACATACAGTTGAAATAAATAAAGAGTCATTACTATATGAAATATTAAAAAAAGATAAGATTTTAGTAAATAGTTTTCATCATATGGCAATAAAAGATGTAGCAGTTGGAATGAAGGTTACAGCCCTTTCTAAGGATGGAGTTATTGAAGGTATTGAAATGAGAGAAAAAAATATACTGGCAATTCAATGGCATCCTGAAATGTTAAGTAAAACAAATGGGTTGATGCAGCGATTATTTAATTATTTTATTAGTATTTCTAATAAGGAGTAATTATGAAAAGTAAACTTGGATTCTGGAGTATTGTTTTATTAGGGATAAATTCAATAATTGGATCAGGGATATTTTTACTGCCAAATAAAGCATATAGTTTAGTAGGAACTGGAAGTATATTTGTAATTTTATTTGATATGATATTGGTTTTAAGTATAGCTTTATGCTTTGCTGAGGCTAGTGGAATGTTTAAAAGAAATGGTGGACCATATATTTATGCAAAAGAAGCTTTTGGAGAATTTGTAGGATTTGAAGTAGGATTCATGAAGTGGGCTATTGCTATAATAGCTTGGGCTGCAATGGCAGCTGGATTCGTTCAAGCTTTAGGTGATGTATGGGAACCAGCAAAAGAAACTATGACAAAGGATATAATAATAGCTATTATTATATGTGGATTAGGAGTAGTTAATATTTTAGGTGTTAAAATATCAAAATTGTTGAATAACATAATAACTTTAGGAAAGTTAATTCCTTTAATTATATTTATAGCAATTGGAATATTTTTTATAAAAGGCAGTAATTTTGAACCTTTTAATATTTTAACAACTTCAGAAGAGTTAAATTTTGCACCGGCAGCTTTATTAATGTTCTATGCTTTTACTGGATTTGAATCAATTGCTGTAGCAGCAGAAGATATGAATAATCCGGAAAAGGATTTACCTATAGCCACGATAACCGTAATGTTTATAGTTTCAATTTTTTACATTTTAATATTGTTAGTTTCTATAGGTGTTTTAGGAAAGGATTTGTCAACTAGTTTAACTCCCATAGCTCAAGCGGCAGGAAATTTTATGGGAGAAGCAGGTGCCTTACTAATAACAGCGGGAACTTTGGTATCTATTGGAGGAATAAATATAGCAGCATCTTTTGTTACTCCTAGATGTGGAGTAGCTCTTGCAGAAGATGGGATCTTGCCTAGAGTAATAGCAAAAAACGGACGATATGGAACTCCGACTATAGCTATAATAATAACAGTTGTTTTAGCTTTAGTAATAGCTTTATCAGGAAGTTTTGTAAAGTTAGCAGCAATCAGTGTAATTTCAAGATTTGTTCAATATTTACCAACTTGTTTAGCAATTCCAGTATTAAGAAAAAAAAGGCCTGATCTAGTGAGAACTTTTAGAGTTCCCTTTGGTCCAGTAATCCCAATTTTTGCTATTGTAGTTAGCTGTTGGTTAGTATATAACTCAGATATAGAAAAGATTTTAATAGGGTTAGGTG
This genomic window from Cetobacterium sp. NK01 contains:
- a CDS encoding nucleoside hydrolase — translated: MKKIPIIIDCDPGCDDAIALLMAFASDKLDIKGVTVSAGNVHINNTTENARRLIGAFRPDLKIAKGCEKPMFKTIVTAPEVHGESGIGTVVLPQTDKKIEELNAVEFIAKTLKESEEKINIVITGPMTNLAVFLMMYPELKSKIEKFIIMGGSSIGGNVTPSAEFNIYVDAEAADIVFKSGVEIVLCPLDVTMKAVVNEDDLIEIQDIGGLASEVGYGAIKNALDFYKEFYQQTQVPMHDPCTIAYLLNPSLFNGEKVFLGTELKGEFTYGETIIDYRNKLGKEKNALVLTEINREGFIELIKDSIKILKK
- a CDS encoding gamma-glutamyl-gamma-aminobutyrate hydrolase family protein — its product is MKLKPIIGISGSIIIDNSGNFPGYERAYVNNDYVESVIRAGGVPYIIPVTDDEELIKEYTRNIDCLILSGGHDVNPLLWEEEPIKELGETFPKRDRFEFLLIENMLEEGKPILGICRGEQILNVYFGGTLYQDLSLKKDDNIRHNQRVKPDLETHTVEINKESLLYEILKKDKILVNSFHHMAIKDVAVGMKVTALSKDGVIEGIEMREKNILAIQWHPEMLSKTNGLMQRLFNYFISISNKE
- the gltS gene encoding sodium/glutamate symporter translates to MTIELSTIQTIAMAVIVLYIGKFLNHNFKFLKENCIPESVTGGTAFSIITFIGYKTGMFNFIFEDSLRNIFMIAFFTTVGYSASLKLLKKAGMPVFMFLIASVGLAISQNVLGVGLAQILNLNPLIGLATGSMSTTGGPGTAGAFAPILESYGAEGATVVAMATATYALIVGSLISGPLANRLIKKHNLLEKRDENGAYDSDEEKKTPLDPKHVSTASFQIIIAMGIGSLISNYLSKAGIVLPSYIGAMFAAALIRNISDFTGAYDVHLDIINIIGGFTLTIFLSMTLMSFKLWELQGLALPLVIMLVAQTVLIGVFAYFITFRLTGKDYDAVVMTSGHCGCGFGTTPKALANMEALTAKYFPSPKAFFVIPIVGGLFIDFFNAGIITLFMNFLH
- a CDS encoding MFS transporter produces the protein MFQDSYDKNKFLITVEGMSANMLSLGIQGFALTALALYFKCEPFWISVIATLPLGLQLLQIFLGTYYKFFKTKKRALLFSAAAARIPMCFLFFIVLFDKIDYRFLVGIVFIYSVFSAFVSGIWTSSVGDIIKKEDRGTFFSRRFTLISISTVIFSYIVSKSLNYTPGKTSILVLTFIIAIAAITTLVLLYFHEIPNFKENQVSFSIKKPLKDSNFFNFLMFIAMWNFSIEFTKPYFYYFAVVDLNASYNILGLSSSLTAILSIIAFFIYGKLVERIGYKKLLSFGIAVSSYVVIFYFLMTKETVNSLIMLDAIGTAIGWSAINLSLFSLLLELSSPDRDSYTAAYSLSVGVMGLTGAFLGGHLANFLQGKTILIFGDSYAGLKLMFFISLFLRFYCILLLTKVRAFQKNLYYPGLYPSIIYLLRNRR
- a CDS encoding APC family permease, encoding MKSKLGFWSIVLLGINSIIGSGIFLLPNKAYSLVGTGSIFVILFDMILVLSIALCFAEASGMFKRNGGPYIYAKEAFGEFVGFEVGFMKWAIAIIAWAAMAAGFVQALGDVWEPAKETMTKDIIIAIIICGLGVVNILGVKISKLLNNIITLGKLIPLIIFIAIGIFFIKGSNFEPFNILTTSEELNFAPAALLMFYAFTGFESIAVAAEDMNNPEKDLPIATITVMFIVSIFYILILLVSIGVLGKDLSTSLTPIAQAAGNFMGEAGALLITAGTLVSIGGINIAASFVTPRCGVALAEDGILPRVIAKNGRYGTPTIAIIITVVLALVIALSGSFVKLAAISVISRFVQYLPTCLAIPVLRKKRPDLVRTFRVPFGPVIPIFAIVVSCWLVYNSDIEKILIGLGGLILGIPIYFFMKKYSK